The genomic segment GATGCGTCCGTGCAGGAGCTTGCGCTTGATGCCGAGATCTTCCTCGCTGACGTCGGAAATCCGCAGCTGGCCGTAGAAGTTGCGCATCACGCGCCGGTAATCCTCGACATAATCGACCGATAGCCCCACCAGCCGGCAGCCATACACGGCGAGGGCCGCGAGCAACAGCCAGCGCCAGATCGGCCTGGCTTGCGGCCAGAGGACGATGATCACCAGCACGGCACAGAGAAAGAGGCCGATGGGCAGCTCGAAGTAGGCGTTGAACAGCGCCGGCGCGAGCAGACCGACCAGACTGCCGCCGAGCGCGCCGCCGATCGACAGCATCAGGTAGAACAGCGTCAGGTGACGCACCGGCGGTCGCCGCCGCACCAGCTCGCCATGACAGACCATGCAGAAAACGAAGAGAGCGCCGCAAAGCAGGCTGACCAGCAACGGCACCGGCATGCCGACTTCGGCGAGAACCTGATCGAGGGCAATGAAGGCGATCGGCAGCGCGATCAGGAAGCCCCGACGATGATAGTAGCGCGGCGCATCGAAGCAGAGAATGAAGCTCAGCAGGTAGATGCTCAGCGGCAGCACCCAGAGGAAGGGGACCGGCGCGACGTCCTGCGTCAGGTGGCGGGTCAGCGCGAGGAGGAGGATCGAGGCGGTCATCGCCAGGCCGATCCACAGCAGGCACTCGCGCAGCGGCGGCCGCGGGACTGGCTCCGAACTGGCCGGGCGGCGCTCGAGTTCGCTCGAGACACCCTTCCACGACTGCCAGGCGCTGGCCAGACAGGCGACGACGAAGAAGACGTAGCCAACCGACCAGGCATGTGCCTGCTGCACGACGACGAAGAAGGGCTCGACGAGCACTGGGTAGGAGAGCAGCGCGAGCATCGACGCCAGGTTCGACAGCGCATAAAGCCGGTACGGCATCATGCTGTTGAACGAGCGCGCATACCACGCCTGCATCAGCGGCCCGGTGGTGGACAGCAGCAGGTAGGGCATGCCGACCGTCGTCGCGAGGACGGCGAGGACGTTCCACGTCGGGCTGGCAAAGGCGACGTCCTTCCAGGCCGGGTTGGCGACCACCGGCAGCGTCGCCAGACTGAGCAACAGCAGCACGCCGTGCACGATGACCTGACGGCGTGGCGACAGCCACTCGTGGAGC from the Accumulibacter sp. genome contains:
- a CDS encoding fused MFS/spermidine synthase, which translates into the protein MISFAVTVFLSAFLLFQIQPIIAKMILPWFGGSSSVWSTCLVFFQAALLLGYLYVHLLHEWLSPRRQVIVHGVLLLLSLATLPVVANPAWKDVAFASPTWNVLAVLATTVGMPYLLLSTTGPLMQAWYARSFNSMMPYRLYALSNLASMLALLSYPVLVEPFFVVVQQAHAWSVGYVFFVVACLASAWQSWKGVSSELERRPASSEPVPRPPLRECLLWIGLAMTASILLLALTRHLTQDVAPVPFLWVLPLSIYLLSFILCFDAPRYYHRRGFLIALPIAFIALDQVLAEVGMPVPLLVSLLCGALFVFCMVCHGELVRRRPPVRHLTLFYLMLSIGGALGGSLVGLLAPALFNAYFELPIGLFLCAVLVIIVLWPQARPIWRWLLLAALAVYGCRLVGLSVDYVEDYRRVMRNFYGQLRISDVSEEDLGIKRKLLHGRINHGEQFIATEHSRRPTAYYCERSGIGQALLSLPTERPRRIGVVGLGAGTLATYGREGDEMRLYEIDDQVLELARSEFSYLAASRARIVPVLGDGRLMLEGEAPQAFDLLAIDAFSGDSIPAHLLTLEAMQSYLRHMKGDGILAVHITNRYLDLQPVVAAAAAKLGLSVLVVDLEPADGDVFCRRSLWALLVRPERAASLQAAITSARPLSPRPGFAAWTDGFSNLLGILK